One window from the genome of Acanthochromis polyacanthus isolate Apoly-LR-REF ecotype Palm Island chromosome 21, KAUST_Apoly_ChrSc, whole genome shotgun sequence encodes:
- the cbx2 gene encoding chromobox protein homolog 2 — protein sequence MEELSAVGEQVFDAECILNKRLRKGKLEFLVKWRGWSSKHNSWEPQENILDPRLLAAFNKKEHEKELLMLKRGKRPRGRPRKILENVPEAPKSSSSSSGSSSSSSDSSSSCSSSSSSSDDEDDSSHVKQVNPSVRTRDLHPVPQKKAQIVMAKQEPPKKRSRKPLSPEMKEFPQNKGPRKVLKTTKDEDLPGAIKKPVHPASFTFMGFHRGSAREAVGGQNRSPLAQGGAVKNSTSSVGSGRSSVQPASLSMNKSNQSKNVTEGKLSISSISSGTSLDLKAAASKSKGVAALNLNTSKHPIQGTTQHTLSSPNGQKKPQAPGSTVQRIPNTKPSLQSKNASSNQGPGLQPLNLQNKGAQSNDAPGNGTTPTTGPRNATNPARKTTVTQSQECNPPKSPVTPGRPPARKTQPGADKVREVNEIQTSRVQGRLEKSSVHKSSTEVQGQHERSASKDGKKAKMNDMSTGEEESSSDSDQDSSYAGQGHSVGVQNQDWKPTRSLIEHVFVTDVTANLVTVTVKESPTSVGFFSIRNY from the exons ATGGAGGAGCTAAGCGCCGTGGGAGAGCAGGTTTTTGATGCGGAATGCATTTTAAACAAACGCCTGAGAAAG GGAAAGTTGGAGTTTTTGGTGAAGTGGAGGGGATGGTCATCCAA aCACAACAGCTGGGAGCCCCAAGAAAACATCCTTGACCCCAGACTGTTGGCTGCATTCAACAAGAA AGAGCACGAAAAGGAGCTTCTGATGcttaaaagaggaaaaaggcCAAGAGGACGACCTCGGAAAATCCTT GAAAATGTGCCTGAAGCTCCAAAGTCAAGCAGCTCTTCATCTGGCTCCTCATCATCGTCCTCCGATTCCTCATCCTCATgctcatcctcttcatcctcatcagACGACGAAGATGACAGCAGCCACGTCAAACAGGTGAACCCAAGTGTCAGAACAAGAGACCTGCATCCTGTCCCTCAGAAGAAGGCCCAGATCGTCATGGCCAAACAGGAGCCCCCAAAGAAACGGAGCAGGAAACCTCTCTCCCCTGAAATGAAGGAATTTCCACAGAACAAGGGCCCTCGCAAAGTCCTGAAGACAACCAAAGATGAAGATCTTCCAGGAGCAATCAAAAAGCCTGTTCACCCAGCAAGCTTCACCTTCATGGGTTTCCATCGGGGCTCGGCCAGGGAAGCAGTCGGTGGTCAGAACAGGAGCCCTCTGGCTCAGGGTGGGGCTGTGAAAAACTCCACGAGCTCCGTGGGATCTGGCAGGTCGTCAGTCCAACCTGCCTCCCTCTCCATGAACAAATCCAACCAgagcaaaaatgtcactgagGGTAAACTTTCCATATCCAGTATAAGCAGTGGGACAAGTCTGGATTTGAAAGCAGCTGCTAGCAAATCAAAAGGCGTAGCAGCGTTGAATTTGAATACATCAAAACACCCCATTCAAGGGACCACTCAGCATACACTGAGCTCCCCCAATGGACAAAAGAAACCCCAGGCCCCTGGGTCGACAGTGCAGCGGATACCCAATACTAAACCTTCTTTGCAGTCGAAAAATGCCTCTTCCAATCAAGGTCCTGGTCTGCAGCCCCTCAACCTCCAGAACAAAGGGGCGCAAAGCAATGATGCTCCTGGAAATGGTACTACACCAACAACAGGCCCAAGAAATGCAACAAACCCAGCAAGGAAAACTACAGTGACACAAAGTCAGGAGTGTAATCCTCCTAAGAGCCCAGTGACCCCTGGAAGACCGCCGGCCAGAAAAACACAGCCTGGAGCAGACAAGGTCAGAGAGGTGAATGAAATCCAGACCTCCAGAGTGCAAGGCAGGCTGGAGAAGAGCAGTGTGCATAAATCCTCAACAGAAGTCCAGGGCCAGCACGAGAGATCAGCCTCCAAAGATGGCAAGAAGGCCAAAATGAACGACATGAGcacaggagaggaggagagcagctcGGACTCCGACCAGGATTCTTCGTATGCCGGACAGGGTCACTCTGTTGGGGTCCAAAACCAGGACTGGAAGCCGACACGTAGTCTGATTGAACATGTGTTTGTAACAGATGTCACTGCTAATCTGGTTACCGTCACAGTCAAGGAGTCGCCAACCAGTGTAGGCTTCTTCAGCATTCGCAACTACTGA